One genomic segment of Amycolatopsis sp. WQ 127309 includes these proteins:
- a CDS encoding acyltransferase: protein MEHTQLAGTAPPVLERGVRVPAFDGLRGVAILGVLLFHTGHLPGGFLGVDLFFALSGYLITDLLLREIDRTGTVSPVAFWGRRSRRLLPALAVMLGVVTVVVWARGTPDLLRTTLSDGPWVQLNLVNWHLLADSAGYWDRFGQGRVFEHLWSIAVEEQFYLLWPILVVFLARLGKRADRGVAVFALVASVGSLLLMIVLLDPADPSRVYTGTDTRAFSLLLGAAAATTPVRAVLARVPRAAAGAVLTFLAAVIGVLWWQADGTASPWLFTGGLFAHSLVAALLIGLCAQAGDTVFARVLSWPPLRWLGLISYSLYLWHWPVSVLLTASATGLGAWPRTALVFAVSIALAALSKYCVEDPIRFRAKWAKGRSGWVAFAAVMTVLALLWLLVPAPEAMTVDVTGLT from the coding sequence ATGGAACACACTCAGCTCGCCGGTACCGCTCCCCCTGTGCTCGAGCGCGGGGTGCGCGTGCCCGCGTTCGACGGGCTGCGCGGGGTCGCGATCCTGGGGGTGCTGCTGTTCCACACCGGGCACCTGCCCGGTGGTTTCCTCGGCGTGGACCTGTTTTTCGCGTTGTCCGGCTACCTCATCACCGACCTGCTGCTGCGGGAGATCGACCGGACGGGGACGGTTTCGCCGGTCGCGTTCTGGGGCCGGCGGAGCCGCCGCCTGCTGCCCGCCCTGGCCGTGATGCTCGGCGTCGTCACGGTCGTGGTCTGGGCGCGAGGAACGCCGGACCTGCTGCGGACCACCCTCTCGGACGGGCCTTGGGTCCAGCTGAACCTGGTCAACTGGCACCTGCTCGCGGATTCGGCGGGCTACTGGGACCGGTTCGGCCAGGGCCGGGTGTTCGAGCACCTGTGGAGCATCGCCGTCGAGGAGCAGTTCTACCTGCTGTGGCCGATCCTGGTGGTTTTCCTCGCCCGGCTGGGAAAGCGCGCGGACCGCGGGGTCGCCGTGTTCGCCCTCGTCGCCTCGGTCGGGTCGCTCCTGCTGATGATCGTGCTGCTCGACCCCGCCGATCCGAGCCGGGTCTACACCGGCACCGACACCCGGGCCTTCTCCCTGCTGCTGGGCGCCGCGGCCGCGACGACGCCGGTGCGCGCGGTGCTGGCGCGAGTCCCTCGCGCGGCGGCCGGCGCCGTCTTGACGTTCCTCGCGGCGGTGATCGGCGTGCTGTGGTGGCAGGCCGACGGAACGGCCTCGCCGTGGCTGTTCACCGGCGGGCTCTTCGCGCACTCGCTGGTGGCCGCCCTGCTGATCGGCCTGTGCGCGCAGGCCGGGGACACGGTCTTCGCCCGGGTCCTGTCCTGGCCGCCGCTGCGCTGGCTCGGCCTGATCTCCTACAGCCTCTACCTGTGGCACTGGCCGGTTTCCGTGCTGCTGACCGCATCGGCGACCGGGCTGGGCGCATGGCCCCGGACCGCGCTGGTCTTCGCCGTTTCGATCGCGCTGGCCGCGCTTTCGAAGTACTGCGTCGAAGACCCGATCCGCTTCCGCGCCAAGTGGGCGAAGGGCCGGAGCGGGTGGGTGGCGTTCGCCGCGGTGATGACCGTGCTGGCTCTCCTCTGGCTTCTCGTGCCCGCTCCGGAAGCGATGACCGTCGACGTCACCGGCCTCACTTGA